In uncultured Ilyobacter sp., a genomic segment contains:
- the metK gene encoding methionine adenosyltransferase, with protein MENKIFFTSECVSPGHPDKIADQVSDAVLDACIAEDPNSRVACEVFCTTGQVVVGGEITTNTYVDVQKIVRDKIDEIGYKQGMGFDSDCGVLNAIHSQSPDIAMGVDIGGAGDQGIMFGGAVKETPELMPLALVLAREIIVKYTRMARSKEIIWGRPDAKSQVTLAYNKNGTVDHVDTVVVSVQHNPEVSQEEIHETIIEKVVKPVLEKYKMNPGRVKHYHINPTGRFVIGGPHGDAGLTGRKIIVDTYGGYFRHGGGAFSGKDPSKVDRSAAYAARWVAKNIVAAGLAEKCEIQLSYAIGVVEPTSVKVDTFGTGKIEETKLAEIVQKVFDLSPRGIELALELRSGNFKYQDLAAFGHIGRTDIDLPWERTNKVEEIKKLV; from the coding sequence ATGGAAAACAAGATATTCTTTACTTCAGAATGTGTTTCACCAGGCCATCCAGATAAGATAGCTGACCAGGTATCAGATGCGGTGCTAGACGCCTGCATAGCAGAAGACCCAAATTCTAGGGTAGCCTGCGAAGTATTCTGTACAACAGGTCAGGTAGTGGTAGGAGGAGAGATAACTACCAATACATATGTAGATGTACAAAAGATAGTAAGAGACAAGATAGATGAGATCGGATACAAGCAGGGTATGGGATTTGACTCAGACTGCGGAGTTCTTAATGCAATTCACTCACAGTCACCTGATATAGCCATGGGTGTAGATATCGGTGGAGCAGGAGACCAGGGAATAATGTTCGGAGGAGCTGTAAAAGAAACTCCTGAACTTATGCCTTTAGCCCTTGTTCTTGCAAGGGAGATAATCGTAAAATATACAAGAATGGCGAGATCTAAAGAGATAATCTGGGGAAGACCAGATGCAAAATCTCAGGTAACTTTGGCATACAATAAAAACGGAACAGTAGATCATGTAGATACAGTAGTAGTGTCTGTACAGCATAATCCTGAAGTGAGCCAGGAAGAGATCCATGAAACAATAATCGAGAAGGTTGTAAAACCTGTCCTTGAAAAATACAAGATGAATCCTGGAAGAGTAAAACATTACCATATAAATCCAACAGGAAGGTTCGTAATCGGCGGACCTCACGGAGATGCAGGACTTACAGGAAGAAAGATAATAGTAGATACCTATGGTGGATACTTCAGACACGGTGGGGGAGCTTTCTCAGGAAAGGACCCTTCGAAGGTAGACAGATCGGCAGCCTATGCAGCGAGATGGGTAGCTAAGAATATAGTAGCTGCAGGACTTGCAGAAAAGTGTGAGATACAGCTATCTTATGCTATAGGAGTGGTAGAGCCTACATCTGTAAAGGTAGATACCTTTGGAACAGGAAAAATAGAAGAGACTAAACTGGCAGAAATAGTGCAAAAGGTATTTGACCTAAGTCCTAGGGGAATAGAGCTAGCCTTAGAGCTCAGATCAGGAAACTTTAAGTATCAGGATTTGGCAGCCTTTGGTCATATAGGAAGGACAGACATAGATCTTCCTTGGGAGAGAACAAACAAGGTAGAAGAAATAAAAAAACTTGTATAA
- the rsxC gene encoding electron transport complex subunit RsxC — MKILKPRGGVHPKEMKELTSDKNIEVMPDLKEYKVSLHQHIGVPAFPMVSVGDYVKAGQEIGKCTAMLSVAVHSPVSGYIKDIVKENNETFIIVENDFENNWVDLKPWYDTNLFVGKTSTKFVTFIREMGICGLGGAMFPTHMKFQADEYEKIHTVIINGAECEPYLNSDNRIMVEKTSEIMIILKRLFDFMNISKVIIAVEDNKKEAIEKIKEFLDNSGKIELAVLESVYPQGGEKQIIKSLMGIEVPVHKIPMEYGMAVINVGTLYALYEGMYRGKPLIERVVTVSGLGIKEPKNVLAKIGTPIKDILDYAGIDRSQTYKVILGGPMMGRTIADERENLKKGTGGILALMKDECNEYETKACINCGACVDVCPMGLMPLRYVELARKGDYNRMEKRYSLSSCIKCGCCEYACPTKRPIIKSIFTGLKKLKEGKNGL, encoded by the coding sequence ATGAAAATACTAAAACCTAGAGGTGGCGTTCACCCTAAAGAGATGAAAGAGTTAACCTCAGATAAAAATATAGAAGTTATGCCTGATCTAAAGGAGTATAAAGTATCCCTTCATCAGCATATAGGGGTTCCTGCCTTCCCTATGGTATCAGTAGGAGACTATGTAAAGGCAGGTCAGGAGATAGGTAAGTGTACGGCAATGCTTTCAGTGGCAGTTCATTCTCCTGTATCTGGGTATATAAAAGATATAGTGAAAGAAAATAATGAAACATTTATAATTGTAGAAAATGATTTTGAAAATAATTGGGTTGATTTAAAACCTTGGTATGACACAAATTTATTTGTGGGTAAAACTTCCACAAAATTTGTTACTTTTATAAGGGAAATGGGGATATGCGGTCTAGGTGGTGCAATGTTTCCAACTCACATGAAATTTCAGGCTGATGAATATGAAAAAATACATACTGTAATAATAAACGGGGCAGAGTGTGAACCTTATTTAAATTCAGATAACAGGATCATGGTGGAAAAAACCTCTGAAATTATGATTATTTTGAAAAGGTTATTTGATTTTATGAATATAAGCAAGGTAATTATCGCGGTAGAGGACAATAAGAAAGAAGCCATTGAAAAAATAAAAGAATTTCTGGACAACTCTGGGAAAATAGAGCTGGCAGTTCTCGAAAGTGTATATCCTCAAGGAGGAGAGAAGCAGATCATAAAATCTCTGATGGGTATAGAGGTACCTGTACACAAAATACCTATGGAATATGGGATGGCAGTAATAAATGTAGGGACTTTGTATGCCTTGTATGAGGGAATGTATAGGGGCAAACCTCTTATAGAAAGAGTTGTCACAGTATCTGGACTGGGGATAAAAGAACCTAAGAATGTTTTGGCTAAGATAGGTACTCCTATAAAGGATATTTTAGATTATGCAGGCATAGACAGAAGTCAAACCTATAAGGTTATTTTAGGTGGACCTATGATGGGGAGAACCATAGCAGATGAAAGAGAAAATCTAAAGAAGGGTACAGGCGGAATACTGGCTTTGATGAAAGATGAATGTAATGAGTATGAGACAAAAGCCTGTATAAACTGCGGTGCCTGTGTGGATGTGTGTCCTATGGGGCTTATGCCCCTTAGATATGTAGAGTTGGCGAGAAAAGGGGATTACAACAGAATGGAAAAAAGATATAGCCTCAGCAGTTGCATAAAATGCGGTTGTTGTGAATATGCCTGTCCTACTAAAAGGCCAATTATAAAATCGATATTTACAGGTCTGAAAAAATTGAAGGAGGGGAAAAATGGATTATAA
- a CDS encoding RnfABCDGE type electron transport complex subunit D produces the protein MDYKLSASPHVRKKDTLEMVMYDVVIALLPCMISAVYYFGWKAVNIMLVAVVSGLITEALMARFIQKSWKCILDGSGLVTALLLALIVPHLTPLWMVALGTIFGIGVGKMAYGGVGENIFNPALVGRIFMMISFPSTLYKFHTADGLAGATVFPLVKYMGADWLAENVGGKAELYKNLFTGKEILGSMGEINKGAILVGFLYLGFRKRLKWRVPLLVVATSGLLSYLYGDDPVISILSGGLIFGAVYMCTDMVSGPVTENGKAVFAIFVGTCAFLIRKYTSHPVGIGYAILLGNVMAPLINKYTEPRVYGKDRNMKKIYGILSVVILFIAGIFMLTGLDKLSQRRKEIREEKIMSQVRSYIFQKDLRYEDEEGIYYEGYVFIPAYDEYENRYYLVLGETRGYGSKMIKFAMGITPDKRIAGVRILEASETEGLGSKITDEKWTEHWRGMDSDYKFDKEKDAAVGATYTYKNIHKTFNDVLVKSKNLSKDDSQEEEEELDGEGGATDTKGWGEEETETQDTQMSETEELDGEGGATDTEGWEEEETETQDTQISETEDGEGGATDSDWEEEGESK, from the coding sequence ATGGATTATAAATTGAGTGCTTCTCCTCACGTAAGAAAAAAAGATACGCTGGAAATGGTTATGTATGACGTAGTAATAGCCCTTCTTCCCTGCATGATAAGTGCTGTGTATTATTTTGGATGGAAGGCTGTAAATATAATGTTGGTGGCTGTGGTCTCTGGTCTAATAACAGAAGCATTGATGGCAAGATTCATACAAAAATCTTGGAAGTGCATACTTGATGGGAGCGGACTGGTGACAGCACTTCTTTTGGCACTTATTGTCCCCCACCTGACTCCACTATGGATGGTGGCTCTAGGAACTATTTTTGGTATAGGGGTCGGAAAGATGGCCTATGGAGGGGTTGGAGAAAATATTTTTAATCCGGCTCTTGTGGGAAGAATATTTATGATGATATCCTTTCCAAGTACTCTTTATAAATTTCATACAGCTGATGGCTTGGCAGGTGCAACGGTGTTTCCTTTAGTTAAATATATGGGTGCAGATTGGCTTGCAGAAAATGTAGGAGGGAAAGCGGAACTTTATAAAAATCTTTTTACAGGAAAAGAAATCTTGGGGTCAATGGGAGAAATAAACAAGGGAGCTATTTTAGTTGGGTTTTTATACCTGGGTTTCAGAAAAAGATTGAAATGGAGAGTTCCTCTTCTGGTAGTTGCAACTAGCGGACTTTTGAGTTATTTGTATGGAGACGATCCTGTTATTTCAATACTTTCAGGAGGTCTGATTTTTGGAGCCGTATATATGTGCACGGACATGGTGAGTGGACCTGTAACTGAAAATGGGAAGGCTGTTTTTGCTATATTTGTAGGAACGTGTGCTTTTTTAATAAGGAAGTACACATCGCATCCTGTGGGAATAGGCTATGCTATTCTTTTGGGAAATGTAATGGCACCACTTATAAATAAATATACAGAACCTAGGGTATATGGAAAGGACAGGAATATGAAAAAGATATATGGTATTTTATCAGTGGTGATTCTTTTTATAGCTGGGATATTTATGCTTACTGGCCTCGATAAATTAAGTCAAAGGAGAAAAGAGATTCGTGAGGAAAAAATTATGTCACAGGTGAGAAGTTATATTTTTCAAAAAGATCTGAGATATGAAGATGAAGAGGGAATCTACTATGAGGGCTATGTTTTTATACCAGCATATGATGAATATGAAAATAGATACTATCTTGTTTTAGGAGAAACACGAGGTTACGGAAGCAAGATGATAAAATTTGCTATGGGGATAACTCCAGATAAAAGAATAGCAGGAGTAAGGATACTGGAAGCGAGCGAGACTGAGGGTCTTGGATCTAAAATAACAGATGAAAAGTGGACGGAACATTGGCGAGGAATGGATTCGGATTATAAATTTGATAAGGAAAAAGATGCAGCAGTTGGAGCCACATACACTTATAAAAATATACATAAGACATTTAATGACGTATTGGTAAAAAGTAAAAATCTATCAAAAGACGACTCTCAGGAAGAAGAGGAAGAGTTAGACGGAGAAGGAGGAGCTACAGATACCAAAGGTTGGGGAGAAGAGGAAACAGAAACTCAAGATACTCAGATGTCAGAAACAGAGGAACTAGATGGAGAAGGAGGAGCCACAGATACTGAAGGTTGGGAAGAAGAAGAAACAGAAACTCAAGATACTCAGATATCAGAAACAGAAGACGGAGAAGGAGGAGCTACCGATTCTGATTGGGAGGAAGAGGGTGAGTCAAAATGA
- the ftsY gene encoding signal recognition particle-docking protein FtsY, producing the protein MGILKKLFGFGKKKEKTPEEIEKEKVIYEEKEAEEVKKVIEEVTEDEFIGEKKEVDETAEESENKVSEEAAAEEEKPEVEEEKTEVKNEIQEVEKIETKEVVAPKKKGFFTSLKEKLSKSREGFFGKVKGFFLGRSVIDDEMYEDLEEMLIQSDIGMDMTLKIVGALEKEVRSRGIKDPKEVYAVLKDVMENFLIEEDNELKTDKPGLNIILVVGVNGVGKTTTIGKIASKLTKEGKKVIVGAGDTFRAAAIEQLEEWTIRAGAEIIKHQQGTDPGAVVFDTLKAAENRNADVAIIDTAGRLHNKNNLMKELEKINRIIEKHVGDSSYESILVIDGTTGQNGLNQAKVFNEVTKLTGFIVTKLDGTAKGGIVFAISEELKKPIKFIGVGEGIEDLRPFNPKEYIDAIFE; encoded by the coding sequence ATGGGTATTTTAAAGAAGTTATTTGGATTTGGTAAAAAAAAGGAAAAGACTCCTGAGGAGATAGAGAAGGAAAAGGTAATATACGAAGAAAAGGAAGCTGAAGAGGTCAAAAAGGTCATAGAGGAAGTGACTGAAGATGAGTTTATAGGGGAAAAGAAAGAGGTTGATGAGACAGCTGAAGAATCAGAAAATAAAGTTTCTGAAGAGGCAGCCGCAGAAGAAGAGAAACCGGAAGTTGAAGAGGAAAAGACAGAGGTAAAAAACGAGATCCAAGAAGTAGAAAAGATTGAAACTAAAGAAGTAGTGGCTCCGAAAAAGAAGGGATTTTTTACTTCTTTAAAAGAGAAACTTTCAAAATCAAGGGAAGGTTTTTTTGGAAAGGTAAAGGGGTTCTTCTTAGGAAGAAGTGTTATCGACGATGAGATGTATGAAGATCTAGAAGAGATGCTTATACAGTCTGACATCGGAATGGATATGACCCTTAAAATAGTTGGGGCTCTTGAAAAAGAGGTTAGGTCTAGAGGGATAAAAGACCCTAAAGAAGTATATGCAGTCCTCAAAGACGTAATGGAAAATTTCCTTATAGAAGAAGACAATGAATTGAAAACAGATAAGCCTGGCCTTAATATAATTCTCGTGGTGGGAGTTAACGGAGTCGGTAAAACAACTACAATAGGAAAGATAGCTTCGAAACTAACAAAGGAAGGGAAAAAGGTAATTGTAGGTGCCGGAGATACATTTAGGGCAGCGGCTATAGAGCAACTAGAAGAGTGGACAATAAGGGCGGGAGCAGAGATTATAAAACACCAGCAGGGAACAGATCCAGGTGCTGTAGTCTTTGATACGTTGAAAGCAGCAGAAAACAGGAATGCAGACGTTGCTATAATAGATACAGCTGGAAGGCTGCACAATAAGAATAATCTTATGAAAGAGTTGGAGAAGATAAATAGGATCATAGAGAAGCATGTAGGGGATTCATCTTATGAAAGTATACTTGTCATAGACGGAACAACAGGACAAAATGGATTGAATCAGGCAAAAGTATTTAATGAAGTGACAAAACTAACAGGGTTTATAGTCACTAAACTGGATGGAACGGCAAAGGGGGGGATTGTCTTTGCAATCTCGGAGGAGCTTAAAAAACCGATCAAATTCATAGGTGTTGGAGAGGGTATAGAGGATTTGAGACCTTTTAACCCTAAAGAATATATTGATGCCATTTTTGAGTGA
- the pta gene encoding phosphate acetyltransferase yields MSFISEVREKAKSLNNKIVLPEATDERVLKATEEIVKEKLSVPVLIGNVEELKKQAQELGVSLEGAEIIDPNSFSKLDQYVAKLVELRSKKGMTEEQAKEILTSDVNFFGAMMVKFGDAAGMVSGSDSPTANVLKAALQVVGTKPGMKTVSSVFLMELKDKIEEYGQLLLFGDCAVIPEPTSEQLADIAASAAETARSVAGVEPKVALMSFSTKGSARHDSVNVVIEAGKLLTERKVDFDFEAELQADAAIVNAVGAKKAPGSKVAGNANILIFPNLAAGNIGYKLVQRLAGAEAHGPLLQGLAAPINDLSRGCSVSDITNLTAITSVQAG; encoded by the coding sequence GTGAGTTTTATATCAGAAGTAAGGGAAAAGGCTAAAAGTTTGAACAACAAGATTGTTTTACCGGAAGCTACAGATGAAAGAGTCCTAAAAGCAACTGAGGAAATTGTTAAAGAGAAGTTATCAGTACCTGTATTAATTGGAAATGTAGAGGAGTTAAAAAAACAGGCTCAAGAGTTAGGTGTATCATTAGAAGGTGCCGAAATTATTGATCCTAATAGCTTTTCAAAACTTGACCAGTATGTTGCAAAACTTGTAGAACTAAGATCTAAAAAAGGAATGACAGAAGAACAGGCGAAAGAAATCTTAACTTCAGATGTTAACTTTTTTGGTGCAATGATGGTTAAATTCGGAGATGCTGCTGGAATGGTTTCTGGATCAGATTCTCCTACGGCTAATGTATTAAAAGCTGCCCTCCAAGTAGTGGGAACTAAACCTGGGATGAAAACAGTTTCATCTGTATTTTTAATGGAACTTAAAGATAAGATAGAGGAATATGGTCAGCTTCTTTTATTTGGAGACTGCGCTGTAATTCCTGAGCCAACTTCAGAGCAATTAGCCGATATAGCGGCTAGTGCTGCGGAAACAGCGAGATCAGTTGCAGGTGTAGAACCTAAGGTAGCACTAATGTCTTTTTCTACAAAGGGATCTGCAAGACATGATTCAGTAAATGTTGTAATAGAAGCAGGAAAACTTTTAACTGAAAGAAAAGTAGATTTTGACTTTGAGGCAGAACTACAGGCAGATGCTGCAATCGTAAATGCAGTAGGGGCTAAAAAGGCTCCAGGATCAAAGGTTGCTGGGAATGCAAATATACTTATATTCCCTAATTTAGCTGCAGGAAACATAGGATATAAGCTAGTTCAAAGACTTGCAGGTGCAGAGGCACATGGACCATTACTTCAAGGTCTAGCAGCACCGATAAATGACCTTTCTAGAGGGTGTTCTGTTTCAGATATAACAAATTTAACGGCTATAACTTCAGTACAAGCTGGATAA
- a CDS encoding acetate kinase, with amino-acid sequence MKVLVINCGSSSLKYQLINPESGEVFAIGLCDRIGIHGSKLEFEVPAIDFEIEIEKDMETHKEALEMVIAALTNEEYGVIKTVEEVDAIGHRLVHGGEDFSSSILIDEEVMAAVEANNGLAPLHNPANLMGVRTCMALMPGKPNVGVFDTAFHQTMPAKAYMYALPYADYKDLKVRKYGFHGTSHKFVSNTASEIMGNPEKSRIIVCHLGNGASVSAVKDGKCVDTSMGLTPVAGLMMGTRCGDVDPGALIYIKNKRELTDKELDARINKESGILGIFEKSSDCRDLEIAAEKGDERAQLAIDMMTYRIRAYIASYAAAMGGVDMICFTGGIGENSSLVRSESLKDLEFMGVELDEEVNGVRKKGNVKLSKESSKVAVYKIPTNEELVIARDTLEIVNG; translated from the coding sequence ATGAAAGTTTTAGTAATAAATTGCGGAAGTTCATCATTGAAATATCAGTTAATTAATCCAGAATCAGGAGAAGTTTTTGCTATAGGTCTTTGTGACAGAATAGGTATTCACGGATCTAAACTTGAATTTGAAGTTCCTGCAATAGACTTTGAAATAGAGATAGAGAAAGATATGGAAACTCATAAAGAAGCTCTTGAGATGGTAATAGCAGCTCTTACAAATGAGGAATATGGAGTTATTAAAACTGTAGAAGAGGTAGATGCTATCGGTCACAGATTAGTACACGGAGGAGAGGATTTCTCAAGTTCTATACTAATCGATGAAGAGGTAATGGCCGCCGTAGAGGCCAACAACGGACTAGCTCCACTTCATAACCCTGCGAACTTAATGGGTGTAAGAACATGTATGGCACTTATGCCAGGTAAACCCAATGTTGGAGTATTTGATACTGCATTCCACCAAACCATGCCTGCTAAAGCGTATATGTATGCACTTCCGTACGCAGATTATAAAGATTTGAAAGTTAGAAAATATGGATTCCACGGAACTTCACATAAATTTGTTTCTAATACAGCTAGCGAGATCATGGGAAATCCTGAAAAATCTAGAATTATTGTATGCCACCTTGGAAACGGAGCATCTGTATCAGCTGTAAAAGATGGAAAATGTGTAGATACATCTATGGGGCTGACTCCTGTGGCTGGGTTGATGATGGGAACTAGATGTGGAGATGTAGACCCTGGAGCTTTAATATATATAAAAAACAAAAGAGAACTTACTGATAAAGAATTGGATGCAAGAATAAATAAGGAATCTGGAATTCTTGGGATATTTGAAAAGTCTTCTGACTGTAGAGATTTAGAAATTGCCGCAGAAAAAGGTGATGAAAGAGCACAATTGGCAATCGATATGATGACTTACAGAATAAGAGCCTACATAGCATCTTATGCTGCCGCTATGGGTGGAGTAGATATGATTTGCTTTACAGGTGGAATCGGTGAAAACTCTTCATTAGTAAGATCAGAATCTCTAAAAGATCTCGAATTCATGGGAGTAGAGCTTGATGAAGAAGTTAATGGTGTAAGAAAAAAAGGTAATGTAAAACTTTCTAAGGAATCATCTAAAGTGGCTGTTTATAAAATACCTACAAATGAAGAATTAGTAATAGCTAGAGATACGCTTGAAATAGTAAATGGATAA